A window from Mogibacterium neglectum encodes these proteins:
- a CDS encoding YfbM family protein: MGLIANYQYIDDANLDVLLRLANLDDEEEVFETIEDLNEEAEIFLDTDKMWDVMHFVLTGVSTDERSSNNPLSVAVIGVDLFEDLSQFVACVKNDRVPEIISALEGFDYEKALENFNMEDCASAGLYPNIWDMDDEDLVDELIEEIADYIEGLRDFYKKVLEAGGHALITIY; the protein is encoded by the coding sequence ATGGGATTGATTGCTAACTACCAATATATCGATGACGCAAACCTCGACGTTCTTCTGCGCCTTGCGAATCTCGATGATGAAGAAGAAGTTTTTGAAACTATTGAAGATTTAAACGAAGAAGCTGAAATTTTTCTTGATACTGATAAGATGTGGGATGTGATGCACTTCGTTCTAACAGGGGTGAGCACCGATGAGAGGTCTAGTAATAACCCCCTCAGCGTGGCAGTTATCGGCGTGGACTTATTTGAAGATTTAAGCCAATTCGTCGCATGTGTAAAAAATGACCGTGTCCCTGAAATAATTTCGGCGCTCGAGGGTTTCGATTATGAAAAAGCTCTTGAAAATTTCAATATGGAAGATTGTGCAAGTGCTGGCCTGTATCCAAACATATGGGATATGGATGATGAGGACTTGGTCGATGAGCTAATAGAAGAAATCGCTGATTACATCGAAGGACTTCGAGACTTTTATAAGAAGGTGCTCGAAGCCGGAGGACATGCACTTATTACGATTTATTAA
- a CDS encoding SMI1/KNR4 family protein has protein sequence MKPFENFDWKSFWDNSDGYTDDYTGKAPTDWDILDIEKATGYKLPESYIELIKHQNGGIPANNIVTTDNLCVNLVGIYGIDKDKEYSVCGDCGTEFWLEEWGYPAIGIVIADTISGGHDMIFLDYSECGPEGEPMVTLVDQEDDYSQEILADNFEEFICKIESDNVVNSIEEFNQLDDKKQILALNKLRNMKGFRALIELLEQAEPSSYSDEVLGMLASSYNSTDQEDLAIQTLGLVPEANRDAMWYCRYGYSYALKSKKADNAHHEKKKAAVRNLEKAIELAEGSREDDVIDHCMMIFDKILYLKPADLRGGYRLAYTYYHQYTED, from the coding sequence ATGAAACCTTTTGAGAACTTTGACTGGAAATCATTTTGGGACAATTCTGATGGCTATACCGATGATTATACAGGCAAGGCTCCTACTGACTGGGATATATTAGATATAGAAAAAGCGACTGGATATAAGCTTCCAGAGTCCTATATTGAGCTTATCAAGCACCAAAACGGTGGCATTCCTGCAAATAACATCGTAACAACAGACAACCTTTGTGTCAATCTAGTTGGAATCTATGGCATCGATAAGGATAAAGAATATTCCGTTTGTGGTGATTGTGGAACTGAGTTCTGGCTTGAGGAGTGGGGATATCCTGCAATAGGTATTGTGATTGCAGACACCATCTCCGGTGGACACGACATGATATTCCTCGATTACAGCGAATGCGGACCAGAAGGTGAACCTATGGTTACATTAGTTGATCAAGAAGATGACTACAGCCAAGAGATATTAGCAGATAACTTTGAGGAGTTCATATGCAAGATTGAATCCGATAATGTTGTTAATAGTATAGAAGAATTTAATCAGCTCGATGATAAAAAGCAGATTCTTGCTCTGAATAAGCTCCGTAACATGAAGGGTTTTAGGGCTCTGATAGAGCTTCTTGAGCAGGCAGAACCTAGCTCATATAGTGACGAGGTTCTCGGCATGCTCGCAAGTTCATATAACAGCACAGACCAAGAGGATCTTGCTATTCAGACTCTAGGCTTAGTACCAGAAGCTAACCGTGATGCGATGTGGTATTGCCGTTACGGCTACTCTTATGCTCTTAAGTCTAAAAAGGCAGACAACGCTCACCACGAGAAGAAAAAAGCCGCTGTAAGGAATCTTGAAAAAGCAATCGAGTTAGCCGAAGGTAGTAGGGAAGATGACGTAATCGACCACTGCATGATGATCTTTGATAAAATACTATACCTCAAACCAGCCGACTTACGCGGTGGATATAGGCTAGCTTATACGTACTACCACCAATATACCGAGGATTAA
- a CDS encoding SMI1/KNR4 family protein: MSIEKIYDYFRSYDKETYQVFACGDDTPSEQDIEAFESEFNIKLPEDFKEFTMSPLGGLYMEVREEIWPMAQEYEVAPFWEFCRGIMVYGISSEVPEYLDLRANTRAFHESGLSDCIPFFSVIGDGEQIFCFDREGKIVVFDGYEMHDVEGDFESFLLGQIAELEERKDKKVEKLKNRAGR; encoded by the coding sequence ATGTCTATAGAAAAGATTTACGATTATTTTAGAAGCTACGACAAAGAAACATATCAGGTTTTCGCATGTGGAGATGACACGCCATCAGAACAAGATATAGAAGCTTTCGAGAGCGAGTTCAATATAAAGCTACCGGAGGATTTCAAAGAGTTTACAATGTCTCCGCTTGGTGGTCTATACATGGAAGTAAGAGAAGAAATCTGGCCTATGGCACAGGAGTATGAAGTTGCACCATTCTGGGAGTTTTGCCGAGGAATCATGGTTTACGGCATCTCAAGCGAAGTCCCAGAGTACCTAGACTTACGTGCAAATACAAGGGCTTTCCATGAAAGTGGGCTATCTGACTGCATCCCGTTCTTCTCGGTAATAGGTGACGGTGAGCAGATATTCTGTTTCGATAGAGAAGGCAAGATAGTTGTTTTCGATGGCTATGAGATGCATGATGTTGAAGGCGATTTTGAGAGCTTTTTACTTGGTCAAATCGCTGAGCTAGAGGAACGTAAGGATAAGAAGGTCGAGAAGCTGAAGAATAGAGCTGGCAGATAA
- the tuf gene encoding elongation factor Tu: MAKQKYERTKPHINIGTIGHVDHGKTTLTAAITKTLHDRYGLGADVAFDQIDKAPEEKARGITISSAHVEYETPNRHYAHVDCPGHADYVKNMITGAAQMDGAILVVAATDGPMPQTREHILLSRQVGVPYIIVFLNKCDMVDDEELLDLVEMEVRELLDEYEFPGDDTPIIRGSALKALEDPSGEWGDKICELMEAVDTYIPEPQRANDQPFLMPIEDVFSITGRGTVATGRVERGTLKVGDEVELVGLSDEKRKVVVTGVEMFKKTLDAAETGDNIGALLRGIQRDEIERGQVLSKPGSIHPHTKFKGQVYVLKKEEGGRHTPFFNGYRPQFYLRTTDVTGDLKLPEGTEMCMPGDNVVMEIELITPVAIEEGLRFAIREGGRTVGSGVVTEIIE, encoded by the coding sequence ATGGCAAAGCAGAAGTATGAGAGAACCAAGCCACATATCAACATCGGTACAATCGGCCACGTTGACCACGGCAAGACAACTCTAACAGCAGCAATCACAAAGACTCTTCACGACAGATATGGACTCGGAGCAGACGTAGCATTCGACCAGATCGACAAGGCACCAGAAGAGAAGGCAAGAGGAATCACGATTTCCTCAGCACACGTAGAGTATGAGACACCAAACAGACACTACGCACACGTAGACTGCCCAGGACACGCTGACTATGTAAAGAACATGATTACAGGAGCAGCTCAGATGGACGGAGCTATTCTAGTAGTAGCAGCAACAGATGGACCAATGCCTCAGACAAGAGAGCACATCCTGCTATCCAGACAGGTAGGCGTACCATACATCATCGTATTCCTGAACAAGTGTGACATGGTAGATGACGAGGAGCTACTAGACCTCGTAGAGATGGAAGTAAGAGAGCTACTAGATGAGTATGAGTTCCCAGGAGATGATACACCAATCATCAGAGGATCCGCACTAAAGGCACTAGAGGATCCAAGCGGAGAGTGGGGAGATAAGATTTGCGAGCTAATGGAAGCAGTAGACACATACATTCCAGAGCCACAGAGAGCAAACGATCAGCCATTCCTAATGCCAATCGAGGACGTATTCTCAATCACAGGACGTGGAACAGTAGCAACAGGAAGAGTTGAGAGAGGAACCCTCAAGGTAGGAGACGAAGTAGAGCTCGTAGGACTAAGCGACGAGAAGAGAAAGGTAGTTGTAACTGGAGTAGAGATGTTCAAGAAGACTCTTGATGCAGCAGAAACAGGAGACAACATCGGAGCACTACTAAGAGGAATCCAGAGAGACGAAATCGAAAGAGGACAGGTACTCTCAAAGCCAGGCTCAATACACCCACACACAAAGTTCAAGGGACAGGTATACGTACTAAAGAAGGAAGAGGGTGGAAGACACACACCATTCTTCAATGGATACAGACCACAGTTCTACCTAAGAACGACAGACGTAACAGGAGATCTAAAGCTACCAGAGGGTACAGAGATGTGCATGCCTGGAGATAACGTAGTAATGGAGATCGAACTGATTACACCAGTAGCTATCGAAGAGGGACTACGTTTCGCTATCAGAGAAGGCGGAAGAACAGTAGGATCCGGAGTAGTTACAGAGATTATCGAGTAA
- the buk gene encoding butyrate kinase: MSKERILVLNLGSTSSKIAVYDDAQEVFKETIRHTQEEMAQFDDVLEQFNFRNEKVREALESNGIGVNTLTAVCSRGGNIIACPHGAIGIDQEMIDYLTRPEDTAKHASLLGSMIAFDLKKEFGIPACIYDAIGTDEMQAVARVSGVPEIPRYTVGHTLNTRAMAIKCAEEVLKKPFDECTFIVAHMGGGSSIRLYHNGVNIDCVNDDEGNFSPERGGAVGCKDLVNYCFTSGNDAKTVMKKFHGAGGLKAHLGTTDAIEVEKMIDAGNEYAKVVYEAMAYGIAKDIAKLSAPVAGKVDRIILTGGVAYSKFLTDIIEDMVSWIAPVEMMPGEYEMEALAAGALRVLRGEEKLQDFGEIKAAAVDRIRICKGVEPYTTPAK, from the coding sequence ATGAGTAAGGAAAGAATTCTTGTGCTTAATCTAGGATCTACATCAAGTAAGATTGCTGTATACGATGATGCTCAGGAGGTTTTTAAGGAAACAATCAGACATACACAGGAGGAGATGGCTCAGTTCGATGATGTGCTTGAGCAGTTTAACTTCCGTAATGAGAAAGTAAGAGAGGCTCTTGAGAGCAACGGTATCGGCGTGAATACACTCACAGCAGTATGCTCGAGAGGTGGAAATATTATCGCTTGCCCACACGGTGCTATCGGAATCGACCAGGAGATGATCGATTACCTGACGAGACCTGAGGACACAGCGAAGCATGCGTCGCTGCTCGGCAGCATGATTGCTTTTGATCTCAAAAAAGAGTTTGGAATTCCTGCGTGCATCTATGATGCAATCGGAACAGATGAGATGCAGGCAGTAGCAAGAGTTTCCGGCGTTCCGGAGATTCCTCGTTACACAGTTGGACACACGTTAAACACGAGAGCAATGGCTATCAAGTGTGCTGAAGAGGTGCTTAAGAAGCCATTTGACGAGTGCACATTCATCGTCGCTCACATGGGTGGTGGAAGCTCAATCAGACTGTATCACAATGGTGTAAATATCGACTGTGTAAACGACGATGAAGGAAACTTCTCTCCAGAACGTGGTGGTGCAGTAGGCTGCAAGGATCTCGTAAATTATTGCTTCACATCAGGTAATGATGCAAAGACTGTAATGAAGAAGTTCCACGGTGCGGGCGGACTCAAAGCTCATCTCGGCACTACAGATGCTATAGAGGTAGAGAAGATGATAGATGCAGGTAACGAGTATGCAAAGGTCGTATACGAGGCAATGGCATACGGAATTGCCAAAGACATCGCTAAACTATCTGCTCCAGTGGCTGGCAAGGTTGATAGGATCATCCTCACAGGCGGAGTAGCTTACTCCAAGTTCCTCACAGATATCATCGAAGACATGGTAAGCTGGATTGCTCCAGTTGAGATGATGCCTGGCGAATATGAGATGGAAGCTTTAGCAGCTGGAGCTTTAAGAGTTCTGAGAGGCGAAGAGAAGCTTCAGGATTTCGGAGAAATCAAGGCTGCGGCAGTTGACAGAATCCGCATCTGCAAGGGTGTGGAGCCTTATACAACACCAGCGAAGTAA
- a CDS encoding phosphoribosylformylglycinamidine synthase, which yields MVKALYVEKKPEFANRAKELIKEFRESLQIANLTNIRVINRYLIEDLSDKAFEEARGTIFSEPPTDTSCTDMDFRKQVVIAVEYLPGQFDQRASSAEECLQFIAPDEKPTVKSAVIYILEGELSNEELEKIKDYLINPVDSREASLGVPATLKAKYPDPAPVATIRNFTNYTDADLETYLAANSLAMDIEDLKMCREYFKEEGRDPSIAEIKVIDTYWSDHCRHTTFNTTIRGVVFKDETINKTFSEYQELRKQLGVHKPISLMNVATIAVKALKENGKMVDVVESEEINACTVDFKANIDGEEQDWVLLFKNETHNHPTEIEPFGGAATCIGGAIRDPLSGRSYVYAAMRVTGAGNPLTPESETRPGKLSQKKITTTAASGYSSYGNQIGLTTGLVDEVYHEGYVAKRMEVGAVVAAAPAENIRRERPEAGDVIILLGGRTGRDGIGGATGSSKSHSMESLESCGAEVQKGNAPEERKIQRLFRNPEATTLIKRCNDFGAGGVSVAIGELADGLEVTLDNVPKKYDGLDGTELAISESQERMAVVVAASDADKFKKLAESENLEATTVATVTEKAYLKMNFRGQQIVNISRKFLDTNGAEKEADVVVEGARRFDKEIPRDFEKGLKELVSDLNVCSKRGLSERFDSTIGGNTVMMPFGGIKQRTPIQAMVHKIPMLEGECSTVSMMSYGFNPYILEQSPYHGAYLAIVESVAKLVATGASYDHIYLSLQEYFEKLGDNDKSWGKAFSAVLGAFRAQMELGIGAIGGKDSMSGTFEDIHVPPTLISFAVTTDELSKVVSPEFKSRGHEVVWLKPEIGEDGLPKAESLIRNFKLVRTLVDNGLVAACYTPGFGGPAEAVFKMAIGNNIGFEFDEGVSMREMFGYAYGSFIIETSKNIDLTADMKLMGKTVSRESIGSKKGRVRLLALNALYEGKLEPVYSCNINTSEERIPEMIYRTRSDAVPSETVEKPRFLIPVFPGTNCEYDTAKAVEKAGGEAEIFVVNNLTADHLKYSVKEFATALSKANVLFIPGGFSGADEPDGSGKFITSFLRNEAISVELMKLLNERDGLVAGICNGFQALIKLGLLPYGEIGVQKENSPTLTFNNIGRHQSKLVRTKLCSTRSPWLRKASVGQILTVPISHGEGRFVANTNDIDTMLENGQILTQYVDFEGNPTMDIQFNPNGSSMAIEGILSPDGRILGKMGHSERIGEGLYKNVPGEFELGLFESAVSYFRGEE from the coding sequence CAAAGCTTTATACGTAGAGAAGAAGCCGGAATTCGCAAATAGGGCAAAGGAGCTTATCAAGGAGTTCAGAGAGAGCCTGCAGATTGCGAACTTGACGAACATCAGAGTGATTAATAGATACCTAATCGAGGACTTATCAGATAAGGCTTTTGAAGAGGCTCGCGGAACAATTTTTTCAGAACCGCCTACCGATACAAGCTGCACGGATATGGACTTCCGTAAGCAGGTTGTAATCGCTGTAGAGTATCTGCCTGGTCAGTTCGACCAGAGAGCGAGCTCGGCAGAGGAGTGCCTACAGTTTATTGCTCCCGATGAGAAGCCGACAGTGAAGTCAGCGGTTATCTATATCCTAGAGGGCGAGCTGTCCAATGAGGAGCTCGAGAAAATTAAGGACTACTTAATTAATCCAGTTGATTCTCGCGAGGCTTCGCTTGGCGTTCCTGCAACACTAAAGGCGAAGTATCCTGATCCAGCACCAGTTGCGACGATCAGGAACTTTACAAATTATACAGATGCAGACCTAGAGACTTATCTTGCGGCAAATTCACTTGCGATGGACATCGAGGATCTCAAGATGTGCCGTGAGTATTTCAAGGAAGAGGGTAGGGATCCGAGCATCGCTGAGATTAAGGTTATCGACACGTACTGGTCAGACCACTGCCGTCACACCACTTTCAACACGACAATCAGAGGGGTTGTGTTTAAGGATGAAACTATCAACAAGACGTTTAGCGAATATCAGGAGCTTCGCAAGCAGCTAGGAGTACACAAGCCAATCAGCCTTATGAATGTTGCGACTATCGCAGTCAAGGCGCTCAAGGAGAACGGCAAGATGGTAGATGTCGTGGAGTCGGAGGAGATCAACGCATGCACAGTTGATTTTAAGGCGAATATCGACGGAGAAGAGCAGGATTGGGTTCTGCTGTTCAAGAACGAGACGCACAATCACCCTACGGAAATCGAGCCATTTGGTGGAGCTGCGACTTGTATCGGTGGAGCTATCAGAGATCCACTGTCGGGTAGAAGTTATGTGTATGCGGCGATGCGTGTAACGGGCGCAGGAAATCCGCTCACGCCTGAGTCAGAGACTCGTCCAGGTAAGCTATCGCAGAAGAAGATTACGACAACCGCTGCTTCAGGCTACAGCTCATATGGAAACCAGATTGGACTCACGACTGGCCTCGTAGATGAGGTGTATCACGAGGGATACGTGGCAAAGAGAATGGAAGTAGGCGCAGTGGTTGCGGCTGCCCCAGCAGAGAATATAAGGAGAGAGAGGCCAGAAGCAGGCGACGTTATCATCCTGCTAGGCGGCAGAACTGGTAGAGATGGAATAGGGGGAGCTACGGGCTCATCCAAGTCTCACAGCATGGAATCGCTAGAGTCCTGCGGCGCAGAGGTTCAGAAGGGTAATGCTCCTGAAGAGAGAAAGATTCAGAGACTGTTCAGAAACCCAGAGGCTACCACTCTCATTAAACGCTGCAACGACTTCGGTGCAGGTGGAGTTTCGGTTGCCATCGGCGAGCTAGCAGATGGACTGGAAGTGACTTTAGACAACGTGCCTAAGAAGTACGATGGACTGGACGGAACTGAACTCGCAATCAGCGAGTCTCAGGAGAGAATGGCTGTTGTAGTTGCAGCATCCGATGCAGATAAGTTCAAGAAGCTCGCAGAGAGCGAGAATCTCGAGGCGACAACAGTAGCGACTGTGACGGAGAAGGCTTACCTCAAGATGAACTTCAGAGGTCAGCAGATTGTAAATATTTCCAGGAAATTCCTAGATACTAACGGCGCAGAGAAAGAAGCTGACGTCGTAGTTGAGGGTGCTCGAAGATTCGATAAAGAGATACCAAGAGATTTTGAAAAGGGGTTGAAGGAACTCGTATCCGATCTCAATGTCTGCTCCAAGAGAGGGCTTTCGGAGCGTTTTGACTCAACAATTGGTGGCAATACGGTCATGATGCCTTTTGGCGGAATCAAGCAGAGAACACCTATTCAGGCTATGGTTCACAAGATCCCAATGCTCGAGGGAGAGTGCAGCACTGTATCGATGATGTCATACGGATTCAATCCATATATCCTAGAGCAGAGCCCTTATCATGGTGCATACCTCGCAATTGTGGAGAGTGTAGCGAAGCTCGTAGCAACAGGCGCTAGCTATGATCACATATATCTAAGCCTTCAGGAATACTTCGAGAAGCTCGGTGATAACGACAAGTCTTGGGGCAAAGCGTTCAGCGCAGTTCTCGGTGCATTTAGAGCGCAGATGGAACTTGGAATCGGAGCTATCGGCGGTAAGGATTCTATGAGCGGAACCTTCGAGGATATCCACGTACCACCGACCCTGATTTCTTTTGCAGTAACTACAGATGAACTGAGCAAAGTGGTTTCACCGGAGTTTAAGAGCAGAGGTCATGAAGTTGTGTGGCTGAAACCGGAGATAGGCGAAGACGGGCTTCCAAAGGCTGAATCGCTCATCAGGAACTTCAAGCTAGTGAGAACGCTCGTTGATAACGGATTAGTTGCGGCATGCTACACGCCTGGATTTGGCGGACCAGCTGAGGCCGTCTTTAAAATGGCAATCGGTAACAACATCGGCTTCGAATTTGACGAGGGCGTTTCCATGAGAGAGATGTTCGGCTATGCGTATGGTAGCTTCATCATCGAGACTAGCAAGAATATAGATTTGACAGCGGATATGAAGCTTATGGGCAAGACAGTTTCTCGCGAATCAATAGGCAGCAAGAAGGGACGCGTGCGCCTACTAGCTCTTAACGCACTTTACGAGGGCAAGCTAGAACCTGTATATAGCTGCAACATCAATACTTCAGAGGAAAGAATCCCTGAGATGATATACAGAACAAGGAGTGATGCAGTTCCAAGCGAGACCGTGGAGAAGCCAAGATTCTTAATTCCTGTATTCCCAGGTACGAACTGCGAATACGACACGGCTAAGGCCGTTGAGAAGGCTGGCGGAGAGGCAGAGATATTCGTTGTGAATAACCTTACAGCAGATCATCTAAAGTACTCCGTTAAGGAGTTCGCGACAGCACTCTCCAAGGCAAATGTACTCTTCATTCCAGGGGGATTCTCTGGTGCTGACGAACCAGATGGCTCTGGTAAGTTCATCACTTCGTTCCTGAGAAATGAAGCGATTTCTGTAGAACTCATGAAACTGCTCAATGAAAGAGACGGACTGGTTGCGGGAATTTGCAATGGATTCCAAGCGCTCATCAAGCTTGGATTACTGCCATATGGCGAGATCGGCGTGCAGAAGGAAAATAGTCCAACTCTAACATTCAACAACATCGGTAGACATCAGTCGAAGCTTGTTAGAACGAAACTCTGCTCGACTAGATCGCCTTGGCTGAGGAAAGCAAGTGTTGGACAGATCCTGACTGTGCCAATATCTCACGGCGAAGGACGATTTGTAGCTAACACTAACGATATAGATACAATGCTCGAGAATGGGCAGATCCTGACGCAGTACGTTGATTTTGAAGGAAATCCAACTATGGACATCCAGTTCAATCCAAACGGTTCATCTATGGCTATCGAAGGAATACTCTCGCCAGATGGAAGGATTCTCGGCAAAATGGGACACTCCGAGAGAATTGGAGAGGGTCTATACAAGAACGTACCAGGGGAGTTTGAGCTAGGGCTATTTGAGTCAGCGGTTTCGTACTTCAGAGGCGAAGAATAG